Proteins encoded together in one bacterium window:
- a CDS encoding thioesterase family protein encodes MENRFDRDTALTRLTDGRFEVRIDRGWWIIRGPNGGYIAAILAKAAAATIDDPGRPLRSLTIHFLRPPQEGPAEVEAVVERSGRTVTTVSVRLLQNGKVQAIATAAHAVPRKMEGFIHAAMPDVPPPSECAPRVRTPTPDGPTLHERYDQRFTIGPAPFSDEPRTREARSGGWIRLKESRPWDAAEIAAISDAWPPAVFASSDMPETTGGVPTVDLTVHLLNPEALAALAPEAFVLVDFTTRAVQGGYLEEDGEIWSEDGILLAQARQVGVVI; translated from the coding sequence ATGGAGAATCGATTCGACCGAGACACTGCCCTCACCCGCCTGACCGACGGACGCTTCGAGGTCCGAATCGACCGGGGCTGGTGGATCATCCGCGGGCCGAACGGCGGCTACATCGCGGCGATCCTCGCGAAGGCCGCGGCCGCGACCATCGACGATCCGGGTCGGCCGCTCCGCTCGCTCACCATCCACTTCCTGCGCCCGCCCCAGGAAGGCCCTGCCGAGGTCGAGGCGGTCGTCGAACGCTCGGGGCGCACGGTCACGACCGTCAGCGTGCGCCTCCTGCAGAACGGCAAGGTCCAGGCCATCGCGACCGCGGCCCACGCGGTGCCGCGGAAGATGGAAGGCTTCATCCATGCGGCGATGCCCGACGTGCCTCCGCCGAGCGAGTGCGCCCCTCGCGTTCGAACCCCGACCCCGGACGGCCCGACCCTGCACGAGCGCTACGACCAGCGCTTCACGATCGGCCCCGCTCCCTTCAGCGACGAGCCGCGCACCCGCGAGGCGCGCAGCGGTGGATGGATCCGTCTGAAGGAGTCCCGGCCCTGGGACGCCGCCGAGATCGCCGCGATCAGCGATGCCTGGCCGCCGGCGGTCTTCGCGTCCTCGGACATGCCCGAGACGACGGGAGGCGTCCCGACCGTGGACCTCACGGTCCATCTCCTGAACCCGGAGGCCCTCGCCGCCCTCGCGCCCGAGGCCTTCGTGCTGGTCGACTTCACGACCCGCGCCGTCCAGGGCGGCTATCTCGAAGAGGATGGCGAGATCTGGAGCGAGGACGGAATCCTGCTCGCCCAGGCGAGACAGGTCGGGGTCGTGATCTGA
- a CDS encoding insulinase family protein produces the protein MQITSLHRGPSLTARSSVALALILTAVLGGCSTPRIDPETSGSLDRPPLEVFGHRFERRRLANGLEALAVRESGAETASVYVVYAVGTGDETDDVAGISHLTEHLLFSGTPTTPNGAHERFVESIGGEGNAFTRADYTFYYDHAIPLAELDRVLAMEADRVRGLSFETGAVEYERERLVREEEGANTGRQRREQRVDRAVFGPAGYGSQRVDDEGHTRAKDLDVSVVRDFYDRWYVPNRAAVVVVGDLDERRALDAVERAFDALPARPEADRMRRGDAQKEPRAPTTSRFEEDLTQARVDHAWIGPAWRSEAGDPTERLAFEVLERVYDARSSRVRVSSGDRMRADRITLTASGPDAEKRLREHAAAMRSQAITPDELRSAILAIEREWASAPLRGRPYFSLAGRMGILSAVGDPEYLNDGLDALRQLTPERVRTAAERWLLPEARFAVRFEPGGASPSTAAGDSSDSPETLARRAERAADSGDLAGAALAYQQLADSVDDAKMRVIALYSLAHVERRRDRLIEARAALLEALEIVEYPAVRSLLEEIDEELSTGERATATASAESATESASPPASGFGVANPESLAPEIVARAEQWMRRIEEWRGLPFRGDLRIEYGVEGEEEDLAGFYSPAEQRLVVMAGRSETFSDGTLLHEIFHALQDQHFDLARLHDEADSPDAHRALSALIEGEAMLAVSDLMGYDFLSHATNFDAYPVDRNRFDKVFRYGEGMRFVMALRESGGWSRVDEAWRRPPDRTVKILDPSLWLQGEEKDAKTRSTYGAYSAYLLLGGAPDSRPHARALATLVRSDRMEESTDGSPQAGSRRWTLEFATADAARLFRSLVSGREGVRIVPSERDEPQVTLDLDGTWLP, from the coding sequence ATGCAGATCACGTCCCTTCACCGAGGCCCTTCGTTGACCGCGCGCTCGAGCGTGGCACTCGCACTGATCCTGACCGCGGTCCTCGGCGGGTGCAGCACGCCCCGCATCGATCCCGAAACCTCCGGCAGCCTCGACCGCCCTCCCCTCGAAGTCTTCGGTCACCGCTTCGAGCGCCGTCGGCTCGCGAACGGACTCGAAGCGCTCGCGGTTCGGGAATCGGGCGCCGAGACCGCGTCGGTCTACGTCGTCTATGCCGTCGGCACCGGGGACGAGACCGACGACGTCGCGGGGATCAGCCACCTGACGGAGCATCTCCTCTTCAGCGGGACTCCGACGACGCCGAACGGCGCGCACGAACGATTCGTCGAATCGATCGGGGGCGAAGGGAACGCATTCACTCGCGCCGACTACACCTTCTACTACGACCACGCGATCCCCCTCGCGGAGCTCGATCGCGTCCTCGCGATGGAAGCGGACCGCGTGCGCGGACTCTCCTTCGAGACGGGGGCAGTCGAGTACGAGCGGGAACGCCTCGTTCGGGAAGAAGAAGGCGCCAACACCGGCCGTCAGCGCCGGGAGCAGCGCGTCGACCGCGCGGTCTTCGGTCCGGCTGGGTACGGCAGTCAGCGGGTCGACGACGAGGGACACACGCGGGCCAAGGACCTCGACGTCTCCGTCGTGCGCGATTTCTACGACCGGTGGTACGTCCCGAACCGCGCCGCGGTGGTCGTCGTGGGCGATCTCGATGAACGACGGGCCCTCGATGCCGTGGAACGGGCCTTCGACGCACTCCCCGCCCGACCGGAAGCCGATCGGATGCGACGCGGGGATGCGCAGAAGGAGCCGCGCGCCCCCACCACGTCGCGCTTCGAAGAGGATCTGACGCAGGCGCGCGTCGACCACGCCTGGATCGGTCCCGCATGGCGATCCGAAGCCGGGGACCCGACCGAGCGACTCGCGTTCGAAGTCCTCGAGCGCGTCTACGACGCGCGTTCTTCCCGGGTCCGCGTCTCGAGCGGCGATCGGATGCGTGCGGACCGGATCACCCTGACCGCCTCGGGACCCGACGCCGAGAAGAGGCTGCGGGAGCACGCCGCAGCGATGCGCTCACAGGCCATCACGCCCGACGAGCTCCGGAGCGCCATCCTGGCCATCGAACGCGAGTGGGCGTCCGCGCCGCTGCGCGGTCGACCCTATTTCTCGCTCGCCGGGCGGATGGGGATCCTGAGCGCCGTCGGCGACCCCGAGTACCTGAACGACGGCCTCGACGCGCTCCGCCAGCTGACTCCGGAGCGGGTTCGCACGGCGGCCGAGCGTTGGCTGCTCCCCGAAGCGCGGTTCGCGGTTCGATTCGAGCCCGGCGGCGCGTCCCCGTCCACCGCAGCGGGCGATTCCTCCGATTCCCCGGAGACCCTCGCGCGACGTGCGGAACGCGCGGCCGATTCCGGAGATCTCGCGGGCGCCGCCCTCGCCTACCAGCAGCTGGCCGATTCGGTCGACGACGCCAAGATGCGCGTGATCGCGCTCTACTCGCTGGCGCACGTCGAGCGACGACGCGACCGGCTGATCGAGGCCCGCGCGGCGCTCCTCGAAGCGCTCGAGATCGTGGAGTACCCGGCGGTCCGCTCGCTCCTCGAGGAGATCGACGAGGAGCTCTCGACCGGCGAACGCGCAACCGCGACGGCGAGCGCCGAGTCCGCCACGGAATCCGCCTCGCCCCCGGCGTCCGGTTTCGGCGTCGCGAATCCGGAGAGCCTCGCACCCGAGATCGTCGCGCGCGCGGAGCAGTGGATGCGACGCATCGAGGAGTGGCGTGGCCTCCCCTTCCGCGGCGACCTGCGGATCGAGTATGGCGTCGAAGGCGAAGAAGAAGACCTGGCCGGCTTCTACTCGCCGGCGGAGCAGCGCCTGGTCGTGATGGCCGGGCGAAGCGAGACCTTCTCGGACGGGACGTTGCTCCACGAGATCTTTCACGCGCTCCAGGACCAGCACTTCGACCTCGCTCGTCTGCACGACGAGGCCGACTCTCCGGACGCGCATCGCGCCCTCTCCGCCTTGATCGAGGGCGAGGCGATGCTCGCCGTCTCGGACCTGATGGGATACGACTTTCTTTCGCATGCCACAAACTTCGACGCCTACCCCGTCGACCGGAACCGCTTCGACAAGGTCTTCCGCTACGGGGAGGGCATGCGCTTCGTGATGGCCCTGCGCGAGTCGGGCGGCTGGTCCCGAGTCGACGAGGCCTGGCGCCGCCCGCCGGATCGGACCGTCAAGATCCTCGACCCCTCGCTCTGGCTCCAGGGCGAAGAGAAGGACGCGAAGACGCGCAGCACCTACGGGGCCTACTCCGCCTATCTCCTCCTTGGGGGTGCCCCGGACTCGCGGCCCCATGCCCGCGCGCTCGCGACGCTGGTCCGCAGCGACCGGATGGAGGAGTCGACCGACGGGTCGCCCCAAGCGGGGTCGCGTCGGTGGACCCTGGAGTTCGCTACGGCAGACGCTGCCCGGCTGTTCCGCTCGCTCGTATCGGGACGAGAGGGCGTGCGGATCGTTCCCTCGGAGCGCGACGAACCGCAGGTGACGCTCGACCTCGACGGAACCTGGCTCCCTTGA
- a CDS encoding beta-lactamase family protein: protein MPSLIPLPPQPEDVAWPTDAWPTAELDPRVDRVAIDALLARAFAVPEPEDLERTHSVVVVHRGALVAERHAHDVAPDDAFRSWSMAKSITAALVGILVRDGKLDIHAPIPVKEWDASDLRSRITIDQMLRMVDGLRFREAEALPNGGVKYYPDEENDVVQMLFGPGRDDVAAYASTLPKIAEPEARWNYNSGASNLLARLVSDTVGGGEEGMRAFMERELFGPLGMRTAKPVFDGAGTFVGSAYCPCSARDFARFGLLFLRDGVWEDRRLLPEGWVDYARTPTAVSEGLYGAHFWTVPGSLGTFECHGAFGQRITIVPKLDLVVVRLGQTSPAKVGHVVAFDKAIVDAFRPTAD from the coding sequence ATGCCGTCCTTGATCCCCCTTCCGCCGCAACCGGAAGACGTCGCCTGGCCGACCGACGCCTGGCCGACGGCCGAGCTCGATCCGCGGGTCGATCGAGTCGCGATCGATGCGCTCCTCGCTCGCGCCTTCGCGGTGCCCGAGCCAGAAGATCTCGAGCGAACCCACAGCGTCGTCGTCGTCCACCGCGGCGCACTCGTCGCCGAGCGCCATGCCCACGACGTCGCCCCCGACGACGCGTTCCGCTCCTGGTCGATGGCGAAGAGCATCACCGCCGCTCTCGTCGGCATCCTCGTACGCGACGGGAAGCTGGACATCCACGCCCCGATCCCCGTCAAGGAGTGGGACGCGTCGGACCTGCGCAGTCGGATCACGATCGACCAGATGTTGCGAATGGTCGATGGATTGCGCTTTCGGGAGGCGGAGGCGCTCCCGAACGGCGGAGTGAAGTACTACCCGGACGAGGAGAACGACGTCGTCCAGATGCTCTTCGGGCCCGGTCGCGACGACGTCGCCGCCTACGCCTCGACGCTTCCGAAGATCGCGGAACCGGAAGCGCGCTGGAACTACAACAGCGGCGCTTCCAACCTGCTCGCCCGCCTCGTGTCGGACACGGTCGGCGGAGGCGAAGAAGGCATGCGCGCCTTCATGGAGCGGGAGCTCTTCGGTCCGCTCGGCATGCGGACCGCGAAGCCGGTCTTCGACGGCGCGGGGACCTTCGTCGGCTCCGCCTACTGCCCCTGCAGCGCGCGGGACTTCGCCCGCTTCGGCCTGCTCTTCTTGCGCGACGGGGTCTGGGAGGATCGACGTCTCCTGCCCGAGGGCTGGGTCGACTACGCGCGCACGCCCACCGCGGTCTCGGAGGGTCTCTACGGCGCCCACTTCTGGACGGTCCCCGGAAGCCTCGGGACCTTCGAGTGTCATGGCGCCTTCGGCCAGCGGATCACGATCGTTCCGAAGCTCGACCTCGTGGTGGTCCGCCTCGGACAGACGTCGCCGGCGAAGGTCGGGCACGTCGTCGCCTTCGACAAGGCGATCGTCGATGCGTTCCGTCCGACCGCGGACTGA
- a CDS encoding nuclear transport factor 2 family protein, which translates to MGGNMSIEDAVVVVERCFAALLKQDIDLLCENYTEDYVLELPYFKPGESNVVEGRENVRAYVGSFLPVQQMNLQLTGTHWIEEEQLLIAEYFCDGRFLDTGEPYANRYVGYWYMQDGRVRRLREYYNPQAPRASAIG; encoded by the coding sequence ATGGGCGGAAATATGTCAATCGAGGATGCGGTCGTCGTGGTCGAGCGGTGCTTCGCAGCGCTGCTGAAGCAGGACATCGATCTGCTCTGCGAGAACTACACCGAGGACTACGTTCTCGAGCTCCCGTACTTCAAGCCCGGCGAGTCGAACGTCGTCGAAGGCCGCGAGAACGTGCGCGCCTACGTCGGCAGCTTCCTGCCCGTCCAGCAGATGAACCTCCAGCTGACCGGGACGCACTGGATCGAAGAGGAACAGCTGCTGATCGCGGAGTACTTCTGTGACGGTCGCTTCCTCGATACCGGTGAGCCCTACGCCAATCGCTACGTCGGCTACTGGTACATGCAGGACGGTCGGGTTCGTCGCCTACGCGAGTACTACAACCCGCAGGCGCCGAGGGCTTCGGCGATCGGCTGA
- a CDS encoding sulfotransferase has protein sequence MLDREILMQAARDATGLDDFGPDDFEEGFAVLLESYATDANLTDLGVQLAHDEIVGDLVGRLQVVEQLKQRPEILETKLERPIFILGLPRSGTTTIHHLLQQDPDSQVLEYWLGVVPKPRPPRETWKDDPDFQRVAEVLRLTYESDPGLRALHDVSAEGAGECRFVFRHLFKDDSYDHTAYLPSYRAWFDAQPMDDVYRWYHDVLKLIQYPDDVGKRWILKYPPHLRCLKELFREFPEACVIHTHRDPAKVIPSFASLLTHFTAVYEKEVDPHQVGALAARLWKERIAQGVIDRKELDRESQFVDLHFREVLADPVGSLQKAFSALDLPLSDTAIARMTDWQKSHQPERHGAHQYTAEEYGLDPDELSEAFREYRDQYGIPSE, from the coding sequence ATGCTCGACCGCGAAATATTGATGCAGGCTGCCCGGGATGCCACCGGCCTCGACGACTTCGGTCCGGACGATTTCGAGGAGGGCTTCGCCGTCCTGCTCGAGTCCTACGCGACCGACGCGAACCTGACCGATCTGGGCGTCCAGCTCGCCCACGACGAGATCGTCGGTGACCTGGTCGGTCGCCTGCAGGTCGTCGAGCAGCTGAAGCAGCGCCCCGAGATCCTCGAGACGAAGCTCGAGCGCCCGATCTTCATCCTCGGCCTGCCCCGTTCGGGCACGACCACGATCCATCACCTCCTCCAGCAGGACCCGGATAGCCAGGTCCTCGAGTACTGGCTCGGCGTCGTGCCGAAGCCGCGCCCGCCCCGGGAGACCTGGAAGGACGACCCGGACTTCCAACGTGTCGCCGAGGTCCTGCGCCTGACTTACGAGTCCGACCCGGGCCTCCGCGCCCTGCACGACGTCTCGGCGGAAGGCGCCGGCGAGTGTCGCTTCGTGTTCCGACACCTCTTCAAGGACGACTCCTACGACCACACGGCCTACCTGCCGAGCTACCGGGCCTGGTTCGACGCGCAGCCGATGGACGACGTGTATCGCTGGTACCACGACGTACTGAAGCTGATCCAGTATCCCGACGACGTGGGCAAGCGTTGGATTCTCAAATACCCGCCGCATCTGCGCTGCCTGAAGGAGCTCTTTCGCGAGTTTCCCGAGGCTTGCGTGATCCACACCCACCGCGACCCGGCCAAGGTCATCCCGTCCTTCGCGAGCCTGCTGACCCACTTCACGGCGGTCTACGAGAAGGAGGTCGATCCGCACCAGGTCGGCGCCCTCGCGGCGCGGCTCTGGAAGGAGCGGATCGCGCAGGGCGTGATCGACCGCAAAGAGCTGGATCGCGAGTCCCAGTTCGTCGATCTCCACTTCCGCGAGGTCCTCGCCGACCCGGTCGGCTCGCTCCAGAAGGCCTTCTCGGCGCTGGACCTGCCGCTCTCGGACACGGCGATCGCCCGGATGACCGACTGGCAGAAGAGCCACCAACCCGAGCGGCACGGCGCCCACCAGTACACCGCGGAGGAGTACGGGCTCGACCCGGACGAGCTCTCCGAGGCGTTCCGCGAATACCGCGACCAGTACGGCATTCCGAGCGAATGA
- a CDS encoding SDR family oxidoreductase, with protein sequence MSLMMEGKTIVVAGVGTGLGSQVGRLGLREGANVVLAARSRDTLESIATELDPSGDRVLTVPTDITDESQCDKLADEAVKRFGGIDAICQVAAQDRFFGGLGEVTREEWLAAFDLGVIGSAQFTKACVPSMKSRGGGSVIFIGSHAAFIPLVPQIAYGAAKGALTSASYFMANELAPDNIRVNTVVATYMWGPALEGYIKETAEARGVSEDEVAGELSSTMPLGRIPSDAEVAEAVIFFASDRASTITGQQLLVNSGLVMR encoded by the coding sequence ATGAGTCTCATGATGGAAGGCAAGACGATCGTCGTCGCCGGCGTCGGCACCGGCCTCGGAAGTCAGGTCGGCCGACTCGGCCTTCGAGAAGGCGCGAACGTCGTCCTCGCCGCGCGCAGCCGCGACACGCTCGAGTCGATCGCCACGGAGCTCGATCCTTCGGGCGATCGGGTGCTGACCGTGCCGACGGACATCACGGACGAGAGCCAGTGCGACAAGCTCGCAGACGAAGCCGTCAAGCGCTTCGGGGGAATCGACGCGATCTGCCAGGTCGCGGCCCAGGACCGCTTCTTCGGCGGTCTCGGCGAGGTGACGCGCGAGGAGTGGCTGGCCGCATTCGATCTCGGCGTGATCGGCTCCGCGCAGTTCACGAAGGCCTGCGTCCCGAGCATGAAGAGCCGGGGCGGCGGATCGGTCATCTTCATCGGATCCCACGCCGCGTTCATCCCGCTCGTTCCGCAGATCGCCTACGGCGCCGCCAAGGGCGCGCTCACGAGCGCCTCCTACTTCATGGCCAACGAGCTCGCCCCTGACAACATCCGCGTGAACACCGTCGTCGCGACCTACATGTGGGGGCCCGCGCTCGAGGGCTACATCAAGGAGACGGCGGAAGCGCGTGGCGTGAGCGAAGACGAAGTCGCGGGGGAGCTCTCGAGCACGATGCCCCTCGGCCGGATCCCCTCGGACGCCGAGGTCGCCGAGGCGGTGATCTTCTTCGCCTCCGATCGCGCGTCGACGATCACCGGCCAGCAGCTCCTGGTGAACTCCGGCCTGGTCATGCGCTGA
- a CDS encoding helix-turn-helix transcriptional regulator → MKWNEVGTQVCSLARSLSVVGDPWTLLFLREAFGGKSKFEDFLSGTGSSRAIATERLTKLVEHGVLSRRAYSEAPPRYEYHLTEMGLGLLPVVLNLVAWGDEWLSDGGPPPAELVHSTCGEAEGFELRCKACDEPVGADVRVDYRPGAWATGRKTTKKRLRPARTA, encoded by the coding sequence ATGAAGTGGAACGAAGTCGGGACCCAGGTCTGCTCGCTGGCGCGGAGCCTGTCGGTGGTCGGCGACCCCTGGACGCTGCTCTTCCTGCGGGAGGCCTTCGGCGGGAAGTCGAAGTTCGAGGACTTCCTGTCGGGGACCGGGTCGAGCCGCGCGATCGCGACGGAACGCCTCACGAAGCTCGTCGAGCACGGGGTGCTCTCGCGGCGTGCGTATTCGGAGGCGCCGCCGCGCTACGAGTACCACCTCACCGAAATGGGGCTCGGGCTCCTGCCGGTCGTGCTGAACCTCGTCGCGTGGGGGGACGAGTGGCTGAGTGATGGCGGGCCGCCGCCGGCCGAGCTGGTTCATTCCACCTGCGGCGAGGCCGAGGGGTTCGAGCTTCGGTGCAAGGCGTGCGACGAGCCCGTCGGGGCCGACGTTCGCGTCGACTATCGACCGGGGGCCTGGGCGACGGGACGAAAGACGACGAAGAAGCGCCTTCGCCCGGCCCGAACCGCGTAG